One window of the Chryseobacterium sp. CY350 genome contains the following:
- a CDS encoding bile acid:sodium symporter family protein, whose protein sequence is MTTVFNKQNIFLLLLILMVLMAKLVPFHVSYNQYFNLAGFIDWGIAGIFLLYGLKLNLKEVVKDVSNWKLHLLIQSGTFIIFPLLVLVFYPFIKHSEYYNIWLSVFFLASLPSTVSSSVVMVSIAKGNVTSAIFNASISGIIGILMTPLLMSFFLNSNSENGDQSEIIQQLLLKVLLPIILGVVLNPFLKKWVAKYSNIIAEFDRLIILLIVYESFSTAFIQNIFVSVPSVVFLILALSVVFLFFTVYYILKFISSKLKFKPKDIITTTFCGSKKSLVHGSLFLLVLGIPDDQKVLFLLPVMIYHSFQLFYVSWLANKIAKRSSNVEV, encoded by the coding sequence ATGACGACGGTATTCAACAAGCAGAATATTTTTCTTCTCTTGTTGATCTTAATGGTCTTGATGGCAAAATTAGTTCCTTTTCACGTATCTTATAATCAGTACTTTAATCTTGCAGGTTTTATCGATTGGGGAATTGCGGGTATTTTCCTTCTTTACGGGTTAAAATTAAATTTAAAAGAAGTAGTTAAAGACGTTTCCAACTGGAAACTTCATCTCCTCATCCAGTCCGGAACATTCATAATTTTTCCGTTATTGGTGTTGGTTTTCTATCCTTTCATCAAACATTCTGAGTACTACAATATCTGGCTTTCCGTATTTTTTCTGGCAAGTCTGCCCTCAACGGTTTCTTCTTCTGTGGTTATGGTTTCTATTGCAAAAGGAAACGTAACTTCAGCAATTTTCAATGCATCCATTTCAGGGATTATCGGAATTTTGATGACGCCACTTTTGATGAGCTTTTTCCTTAATTCAAACTCAGAAAATGGAGATCAGAGCGAAATTATTCAGCAATTATTACTCAAAGTTTTACTTCCGATTATTCTCGGAGTGGTTTTAAATCCGTTTCTTAAAAAATGGGTAGCAAAATACTCAAATATTATAGCAGAATTTGACAGATTGATTATTCTTTTAATTGTGTATGAGAGCTTTTCTACAGCATTTATTCAAAATATTTTTGTTTCTGTTCCTTCAGTCGTTTTCCTCATTTTGGCTTTAAGTGTTGTCTTTTTATTTTTCACAGTCTACTATATCTTAAAATTCATTTCATCCAAATTAAAATTTAAACCTAAAGATATTATTACCACAACATTTTGCGGATCAAAAAAATCTCTCGTTCACGGAAGTCTTTTCCTCTTGGTTTTAGGAATTCCTGATGATCAGAAAGTACTTTTTCTGCTTCCCGTCATGATTTATCATAGTTTTCAATTGTTCTATGTCAGTTGGCTTGCCAATAAAATTGCAAAAAGATCGAGCAATGTTGAGGTGTGA